A single window of Flavobacterium sp. 140616W15 DNA harbors:
- a CDS encoding cold-shock protein — protein MKTGVVKFYNEAKGFGFITEEGTGQDVFVHASGLKEQISENDSVQFEIVDGKKGKNAVEVTVV, from the coding sequence ATGAAAACAGGAGTAGTAAAATTTTACAATGAAGCAAAAGGATTTGGATTCATTACAGAAGAAGGTACAGGACAAGACGTATTTGTTCATGCATCAGGCTTAAAAGAGCAAATTAGTGAAAATGACTCTGTTCAATTTGAAATAGTTGACGGAAAGAAAGGCAAAAATGCAGTTGAAGTTACAGTAGTTTAA
- a CDS encoding outer membrane beta-barrel protein, producing the protein MKKLFLITLLCISANSFAQLLQFGPIVSSNITSISTNDYNSDSSGNSIGFGGFARVNLLMLYGQAEFGYAQSKFTVSESGIANTDYKLSGTEATLIVGYKIVPLGKLGNVRIFGGYNWKNYSNIDRNNNLNYIDVVKNNNSLLGGVGVDLWKFTLDYRYLAGVTDIDASNLKVKTAVSNISLGFKF; encoded by the coding sequence ATGAAAAAGCTTTTTTTAATCACACTATTATGTATCAGTGCAAATTCATTTGCCCAATTACTACAATTCGGTCCTATCGTTTCTTCTAACATAACTTCAATCTCAACAAATGATTACAATTCTGATAGTTCAGGTAATTCAATAGGTTTTGGTGGTTTTGCAAGAGTAAATTTATTAATGCTTTATGGACAAGCTGAATTTGGATATGCACAATCTAAATTTACTGTATCTGAATCTGGTATCGCTAATACAGATTATAAATTATCTGGAACTGAAGCGACATTAATTGTAGGTTACAAAATTGTTCCTTTAGGTAAACTCGGAAATGTTAGAATATTTGGCGGTTACAACTGGAAAAACTACTCAAATATAGACAGAAACAACAATTTAAACTATATCGACGTTGTAAAAAACAACAACAGTCTCCTTGGTGGAGTTGGTGTTGATTTATGGAAATTCACACTAGACTATAGATATTTAGCAGGTGTTACAGATATTGATGCTTCTAATTTAAAAGTAAAAACTGCTGTTTCAAATATTAGCTTAGGATTTAAATTCTAG
- a CDS encoding YegP family protein: MGKFVITKRTNGEFQFNLKANNGQTILASEGYSAKAGCLNGIESVRTNSQDDSKFDRKTSTNGKPYFNLKATNGQIIGTSEMYESVSARDNGIESVKNNAPAATIDDQTV; encoded by the coding sequence ATGGGAAAATTTGTTATCACAAAAAGAACAAACGGAGAGTTTCAATTTAATTTAAAAGCTAACAACGGACAAACAATTCTTGCAAGCGAAGGATATTCAGCAAAAGCAGGCTGTTTAAACGGAATCGAATCAGTAAGAACCAATTCGCAAGATGATTCAAAATTTGACAGAAAAACATCAACTAACGGAAAGCCTTATTTTAATCTAAAAGCTACCAATGGTCAGATTATTGGAACTAGCGAAATGTATGAAAGCGTCTCAGCAAGAGATAACGGAATCGAATCGGTAAAAAACAATGCACCTGCCGCAACAATAGATGACCAAACTGTTTAA